Proteins co-encoded in one Vibrio aquimaris genomic window:
- a CDS encoding YraN family protein, translating to MGKLNKRQSGEHYEALAERFLIGKGLTSIEKNFHVKGGELDLIMQDGASIVFVEVRYRSSQYFGHAAETVNQSKVLKLIKAANVWLMKQGKSVHTTDFRFDLIAIHQHGQQIEWIKNAITQG from the coding sequence CAAAGTGGTGAACATTACGAAGCTTTGGCTGAGCGGTTTCTGATTGGCAAAGGGCTAACTAGTATCGAAAAGAACTTCCATGTAAAGGGAGGTGAGCTCGATCTAATCATGCAAGATGGCGCTAGTATAGTGTTTGTTGAAGTGCGCTATCGCTCAAGCCAATATTTTGGTCATGCTGCAGAAACCGTGAACCAGAGTAAAGTGCTCAAACTCATCAAAGCAGCCAATGTATGGTTGATGAAACAGGGTAAATCAGTTCATACTACTGACTTTCGATTTGATCTTATAGCCATTCACCAACACGGCCAACAAATCGAATGGATAAAAAACGCAATAACTCAAGGATAA
- a CDS encoding phosphoheptose isomerase, which translates to MLDSIKDSFTESIQIQIAAAEALPDAITHAAQAMVASLLNGNKILCCGNGGSSSNAQQFVSCLLNQFETERPSLPAMALTADNTTLTAVANDYHYEEIFSKQVRAFGQAGDILLAISTSGNSKNIIKAMEAAVTRDMTIIAFTGKDGGEMAGLLGDNDVEIRIPSHRTARIHEVHMVTLHCLCDLIDQVLFPAHDE; encoded by the coding sequence ATGCTAGACAGCATTAAAGATAGCTTTACAGAAAGTATTCAGATTCAAATTGCAGCGGCAGAGGCATTACCTGATGCCATCACTCACGCTGCACAAGCAATGGTTGCTAGCTTACTCAATGGCAATAAAATATTATGCTGTGGCAATGGAGGATCTTCTTCCAATGCTCAACAGTTTGTATCATGTCTACTCAACCAATTTGAAACTGAGCGCCCTAGCTTGCCTGCCATGGCTCTAACAGCAGATAATACCACACTAACAGCCGTTGCTAACGACTACCACTACGAAGAAATTTTCTCTAAACAAGTCCGAGCATTTGGTCAGGCAGGTGATATTCTTTTGGCAATATCAACCAGCGGTAATAGCAAGAATATCATCAAAGCTATGGAAGCTGCCGTAACTCGCGATATGACTATCATTGCATTTACTGGTAAAGATGGCGGTGAAATGGCAGGTCTATTGGGCGATAACGATGTCGAAATTAGGATTCCATCTCACAGAACAGCCAGAATTCACGAAGTGCATATGGTGACACTTCACTGCTTGTGCGATCTTATCGATCAAGTTCTATTT